CTGCACAGTCACACAAATACAGACCAATAACATTACCCTGCTGTGgtattttgttttgtcattGCATGTAATTTTATTGAGTTATTTAATATATCTTTTTAATAagttatgtttaatgtttagtGCCTATTGCCACGGTGTATCACATCTTTTCTTATCTTGACAAGGATGAATGACTCTTCCTGTTCTTCCAATGCGATTACACAGTACTATTAGGAGTGCAGGGTCTATTATAAAGTACTATAACCTCTCCTTATCGGAACTTTTTAAGTTTAAAGTTAATTTTCTTGTTGGTTTGGTTTGGGGAATAGGTTATTCATCAACCTTTCAACAGACATGTTTTAATCCTAAAACTGTCTAAGCCCTCTGCAGAGACGAAGCATGTTTGTTTCTTCGTGCAgacaatggaaaaacaaaatcacagacGCAGAAAGAAAAGGTGTAGTGCAgaaaaatcccacaaacctCAACAAACCAGTTCGTAGTTTCACAAATTGACAGCAGTGTGAGAACAAAAAGACTACAGTTAtcctgtgctgttgttgttagCTACACCCTTTGCTTTACACCTCTGCAGACATGCGATGGGAAGTGACATGGGAGCTGGATGCATGCTTATGGGTGGAGACACCTTTGGGTGCAACGCATTCCCCAACGAGACTCATGTAAGAGCTGAACTCAGTGTCTCAAATCTGTCCAAGCAAGAGTCAGCTACGTACCAGTGATCCCGACAGGTAAGATGCTTCATTCCTGCTCAGTTATTTGAGGGTTTCCAGAtggatttgcatttttatttcaattgGTTAAACTCATTCACAGATCTGCAGTTTACACTTCTGTTCTGTCTGTCACAGTCTTTACAAGCAAACACCATGAGTGAATCTGCAGAAGCTTTGGCTGTCGCTGTCGAAAGCCGAAGGAACGTCACCATTGAGATCACTAACCTCACCAACAACTACTGCCTGATTGACCCTAAGTAAGTCCAAAATAAATGCACTTTTGCTCACTTTGTCTGTACAGATTAAAGTTAGAACATGCTTTAGGTGCAGCTTGACAAATATCCAGTTAGGAAaattctttttcacattttgcctcctgctttcattttttcctcacttttgctgctgttaAAAATTAAAGGCTTTTCCTGGAAAGTGGCAACTGCCGCAGCCCCCCCCAACCGACTGTACGTCCACAAAAGACTGAAATGTGCAACTTCGGTAAGGGCAAAGCCAAAGCCACTGGGGCGGTGGGCGTGCTGACCTACGACCTGTTCAAGAGGGAGCTCAACAGAGCCGATGAGACACTCGCTATAATGTTCTCTGTGCCATATGACTATAACATGTACAAGAACTGGTTTGCCTTGGGAATCTACAAGAAGGGCAAAGAGTGCAATGAGAGCCTGTTCAAAGAGATGTATTACAACAAAGAGCAGGTGGGATTCGTGCGGGCGGAGGCCAAAGGCTCCGACCTCACCTTTGAGGGCGGGAGCCTGGACATCAAGGGTACCATGTCCCCCCTGGGCAGGGCCATCATGAAGGTGGAGATCTGGGACAAGCTCTTCACTCCCCACATGCAGCAATCTTACTGAGTTGTTGATTCATGTTTGTCAGAGTAAACCTGCTTGAAACGCCACCGTGTAGCCAATTGTACACCTGTGCTACTGTATTACCTGTAAATGCAATAAATTCTTACTAGTCTGATGTGATAAAACACAAGTGTCAGTGATCATTTGACATGAAATACACACAACGACAAACCAGTTGGGTTTAACTTGTGGAGCAGGTGACTGAGTCTGCTACTCATTACTTTGATTGGGGCATGAAGTACAAACAAAACCAGCAGGTTTGGGAAGTAATTCATTACAGTTACTCAAGTACTGTGTTAGAATATAATTTTAAGAGTCAagctttacatttttaatcatctgtggaattttacaacattttgattcagacagtggaagctGATTTaggacacaaacactgcagcaatgAAAATCTTTTCTATATCGATTTATTATAGTTTCTGTCATTTGCAGGTGCACATATTAACACATACTATGTGCTGTTAGATAAATCGGATATACTTTATGCATCCAAAAGGGAAAATTAGGACATTCCAATTTCTcaatagtaaaaaataaaagaacgaTATGTAGTAATATAGGTGTTGCATGTAAGAGTTGGAGTCATTGCCACTTTTTC
This sequence is a window from Pelmatolapia mariae isolate MD_Pm_ZW linkage group LG8, Pm_UMD_F_2, whole genome shotgun sequence. Protein-coding genes within it:
- the LOC134633028 gene encoding DELTA-actitoxin-Afr1e-like, whose translation is MSESAEALAVAVESRRNVTIEITNLTNNYCLIDPKLFLESGNCRSPPQPTVRPQKTEMCNFGKGKAKATGAVGVLTYDLFKRELNRADETLAIMFSVPYDYNMYKNWFALGIYKKGKECNESLFKEMYYNKEQVGFVRAEAKGSDLTFEGGSLDIKGTMSPLGRAIMKVEIWDKLFTPHMQQSY